The window CCAATACCGTATTTATTAGACACAGACTCTAAGAAGTTAAAAACTTCACTACTCACACTATTAGCGTGTTTTAAATCAGTTGTAGCACCATCCTTAGCTTGAATCAAGTGATCACAATGTACCGTTGTCGGCACTGCAACATTATCTTTTCCTGCTTGCATAAACTGCAATAAAGCCATTTGAGCTGTTGCATCCTGACAAGCGATCCTATCTGGAGCAAAATCCACATAGTCTTTACCCCTTACAAAAGCGGTATTAGGTGTTCCATCCCAAAGGTGAGAATACAAAATCTTTTCAGAAAGCGTTAAAGGTTTACCGACAACTTTACGCGCTGCATCAACACGTTCCGTCATTTTAGAGTAAACACCTTTAATCATATCGATATCAAATGCCATAAATTTTATTTTTTTTAAATTCTACTTTAATCCTTACAAGATACGAAATATAGAGAGACTTTAAAAGCATCAATAATAGTATAGATTGATTCTAATATAAGTTATTTATATGCTAAAATTATTTAAAGTTCACGCATAAAAAAGCCCGAATCTAAGATTCGGGCTTTTTAATATATTTATTAAGTTGTTATGCTAACACTAACTTCTTTTTAGAAGGTTTAAAACTAGTTAATACGATGCCATCAACTGCAGCTTCATATTCAGCCATTGTAGGTGTTCTTCCTAAAATGGTAGACAATACCACTACTGGTGTAGAAGACAACAACGATTCTCCTTTCTTTTCTCCTGAATCTTTTACAACTCGACCTTGGAATAAACGTGTAGAAGTCGCCATTACCGTATCTCCTGGTTCAGCTTTTTCTTGATTCCCCATACAAAGGTTACATCCTGGACGCTCTAAATATAACATGTTTTCGTATTTAGTACGTGCTTCTCCCTTAGGTGCATCATCATTAAATTCGAATCCTGAATATTTAGTTAATATATCCCAATCACCTTCCGCTTTTAGCTCATCCACAATATTATAAGTTGGAGGTGCCACTACTAATGGTGCTTTAAATTCTACTTTACCATGTAGCGCCTCTATATTCTTCAGCATTTGCGCTAAAATTTGCATATCCCCTTTATGGATCATACAAGATCCAATAAATCCTAAATCCACGGTTTTAGTTCCTCCGTAGTAAGATAAAGGTCTGATATTATCGTGTGTATAACGTTTTGAGACGTCTTCATTGTTTACATCAGGATCAGCAATCATTGGTTCAGCAATTTCATCTAAATCAACAACAACTTCTGCAAAATAATTAGCATCCGCATCTGGTTTTAAAGCTGGTTTAGCACCTGACTTTAATTCTTCAATTCTAGCATTCGCTTTTTCAACTAAACCTTTAAGCATTTGCTTTTCGTTATCCATTCCCTTATCAATCATGATTTGGATACGACCTCTTGCAATTTCTAAAGATTCAATTAAAGTCTCTTCTTCTGAGATACAGATAGACGCTTTAGCTTTCATTTCTGCAGTCCAATCTGTAAATGTAAACGCTTGATCAGCTGTAAGTGTACCTAAGTGCACTTCAATAATTCTACCTTGGAAAACGTTATCTCCACCAAACTGATGTAACATCTGCTCTTGCGTAGCATGAACTACATCACGGAAATCCATAAATGATTTCATTTCTCCTTTAAAAGTTACTTTTACAGATTCTGGGATTGGCATCGTCGCTTCACCTGTCGCTAATGCTAACGCCACTGTACCTGAATCGGCTCCAAAAGCAACACCTTTAGACATACGTGTGTGAGAATCTCCTCCAATAATAATATCCCAATCATCCACAGCAAGATCATTTAAAACCTTGTGTATTACATCGGTCATTGCATGATATTTTCCTTTAGGGTCACGCGCCGTAATTAATCCGAAGTCATTCATAAAGGTCATTAACCTTGGTATGTTAGCTTTAGACTTATCATCCCAAACAGAAGCTGTATGACACCCTGATTGGTATCCTGCATCCACAATTGGAGAAATAATAGTCGCTGCCATCATTTCTAATTCTTGAGACGTCATTAAACCTGTAGTATCTTGTGATCCAACAATGTTTACTTCTACTCTTACATTAGATCCTGCATGTAATGTTTTACCTGGAGTTGTTCCTACAGCATTTTTGTTGAAGATTTTTTCAACAGCTGTTAGACCTTGTCCATCAATAGACACTTCTTTAGAAGTCGCATATACTTGAGGGATGTCAATTTCTAATATTTTACACGCTATAGTTTGTACTTTCTTTCCAAAAACAACTGCATAAGATCCACCCGCTTTAATAAACTCCATTTTTGGTGGTGTTAAAGCAGTAGAGATATCTTTTAACTCTTTGTCTCCGTTATATAATTTTTTAGTTTTTGTATTTATAGTTAAAACCGTACCTGTTTCTACAGAATAGGTTTGTTTTAAAACTGGCTCACCATCTGCATCTACTACAGTGTTACCATCAGCATCTTTTTGTTTTTCCCAATTTTTTAAATCGATACCAATACCACCAGTTACCCCAACCGTAGTTAAGAAAATCGGAGCAATACCATTTGTCCCAGCTATTACCGGTGCAAAATTGATAAAAGGTACATATTTACTAAACGGAACTCCGGTCCATAACGCCACGTTATTTACACCAGACATTCTAGAAGACCCTACTCCCATTGTTCCTTTTTCTGCGATTAACATCACACGTTTATCAGGATGTTGCTCTTTTAAAGCTAACAATTGATTCTGCATGTCTTTGTTATGCTCAAACATACATTGCCCATGTAATTCACGATCTGATCTTGAGTGTGCATCAGCACCTGGAGACAATAAATCTGTAGAGATATCACCTACACCAGCGACAAAGGTTACAATTTCAATTTCTTCATCAACTTCTGGAAGTTTTGTAAAAAATTCGGCTTGTGCATAGCTCTCTAACAATTCTTTTGCAATCGTATTTCCTGCTTTAAAAGCCTTCTCTAAAAGCGCCATATCTGCTTCGTATAAAAACACTTGTGTCTTTAATACTTTTGCAGCTTCTGTAGCAATAGCAACATCGTTTCCTAAAGCTAAATCTAATAATACATCAATTGATGGACCCCCTTTCATGTGTGACAATTGCTCAAAAGCAAACGCAGGTGTCATTTCTTCAACTACAGTTTCACCTAAAATAATTTCCTTTAAAAACTTTGCTTTTACTCCTGCAGCACTCGTTGTTCCAGGTAAAACATTGTAGATAAAAAAGTTAAGAGACTCTTCTCTATATGGGTTATTTACATCAACAATTTGAGTAATAATGTTGCTAAGTAATTCAGCACCATCAATAGGTTTAGGATGAAGTCCAAGTACTTTCCTGTCTTCAATCTCTTTTAGGTAATCTTTATAAGTGTTCATATAGTAATTAAAAGGATTATTTTTGAATCATAAACGTCCAATCAAGCTAACCTTTTAACTTAATTGAACCGCCTATTTAAGGCAAACAAAATTACAAAAAAATGAAGTCTTTTGAAAATATTTAAGATATTAGAATATTCACTGAACAAAATGCAGCAATAAGACCAAATACGACTTAAAAGATATCGAAATGATAATTTTTGATACTTTAAAATATTAAATTAATAACAAATCTAACTTGCAAACCATCTTTTAACCTGAGCAGAATCTCTAAATTTTATAATTGGATATTCAAAAAAGGAAAATAAGAGATAAGAAAGCACTAAAGTAGCACTCCAATAGAATACTAAAACACCCAATT is drawn from Psychroserpens sp. NJDZ02 and contains these coding sequences:
- a CDS encoding bifunctional aconitate hydratase 2/2-methylisocitrate dehydratase, with product MNTYKDYLKEIEDRKVLGLHPKPIDGAELLSNIITQIVDVNNPYREESLNFFIYNVLPGTTSAAGVKAKFLKEIILGETVVEEMTPAFAFEQLSHMKGGPSIDVLLDLALGNDVAIATEAAKVLKTQVFLYEADMALLEKAFKAGNTIAKELLESYAQAEFFTKLPEVDEEIEIVTFVAGVGDISTDLLSPGADAHSRSDRELHGQCMFEHNKDMQNQLLALKEQHPDKRVMLIAEKGTMGVGSSRMSGVNNVALWTGVPFSKYVPFINFAPVIAGTNGIAPIFLTTVGVTGGIGIDLKNWEKQKDADGNTVVDADGEPVLKQTYSVETGTVLTINTKTKKLYNGDKELKDISTALTPPKMEFIKAGGSYAVVFGKKVQTIACKILEIDIPQVYATSKEVSIDGQGLTAVEKIFNKNAVGTTPGKTLHAGSNVRVEVNIVGSQDTTGLMTSQELEMMAATIISPIVDAGYQSGCHTASVWDDKSKANIPRLMTFMNDFGLITARDPKGKYHAMTDVIHKVLNDLAVDDWDIIIGGDSHTRMSKGVAFGADSGTVALALATGEATMPIPESVKVTFKGEMKSFMDFRDVVHATQEQMLHQFGGDNVFQGRIIEVHLGTLTADQAFTFTDWTAEMKAKASICISEEETLIESLEIARGRIQIMIDKGMDNEKQMLKGLVEKANARIEELKSGAKPALKPDADANYFAEVVVDLDEIAEPMIADPDVNNEDVSKRYTHDNIRPLSYYGGTKTVDLGFIGSCMIHKGDMQILAQMLKNIEALHGKVEFKAPLVVAPPTYNIVDELKAEGDWDILTKYSGFEFNDDAPKGEARTKYENMLYLERPGCNLCMGNQEKAEPGDTVMATSTRLFQGRVVKDSGEKKGESLLSSTPVVVLSTILGRTPTMAEYEAAVDGIVLTSFKPSKKKLVLA